From Paenibacillus sp. FSL H8-0537:
TAATTCATAAGCACGTTCATAAGCATGTTAACCTTATTCGGTTGCGCTTATTGTGCTGCGCTTGCTTCTGGAGAAACAGCTGCATCCGGATTAGCGCTTGCGTCTGTTTCCGTTTCATCTTTTTTCTCTTCAAGCGTATTGGTAATCGTTGCTTTGTCGCGAATCTCTTGAATCCAAGTCGCTGATTTCTCTTGAATTTGCTGATTCAGCAGCTGCTTGCGGATATCTTCCTTCTTCTCTTCAAAAGTTGGGGAAGTAGCCGCTTTAAAGCCGGTTTTCTTAATAATATGGAAACCGAAGCTCGATTTAACGACGTCGCTGATTTGATCTACTTCGAGTGCGAAGGCTGCTTCCTCGAAAGCAGGGTCCATGACGCCTTTGCCGAAGAAGCCAAGATCGCCGCCGTTGTCTTTCGTGCCTGTATCGGTCGATTTTTCTTTCGCCAACGTTGCGAAGTCGCCGCCATCTTTCAATTCTTTCAAAATAGCGTCTGCTTCTTCTTGCGTAGCTACCAGAATATGCGAAGCTTTAATTTCTTCACCTGTGCCATAGGAAGCTTTGTTTTGCTCATAAGCTTCTTTAATTTGATCATCGGTAATGGTAATGGATGGCTCAAGCAGCTTGCGGATTTTCACTTGCGTCTCAGCATCTTTACGCAGACTCTCCAGCGTTACACCGTATTGCGCCAGCGCAGCATTGAATTGCTCGTCCGTGCCGAAGCTTGCTTTCAGCGTATTAATTTCTTCATCGATATCTGCTTCTGTAATGGTAACATTGGAAGCTTTCGCTTCTTGCGTAATCAGCTGCTGCGTAATCAGATTGTCGAGCGTCGTTTTGCCGCCTGATTTCAGCATTTCTTCGTAAAGATCCTCTTTCGTAATGTCCACTTTGTTAACCGTTGCAACGGCTGCATTGCTGCCACCGCCGAATACTGGTTTAATAGCGACGATTACTAGCAAAATAGCCAAAACAGCCGAAAGCGCAATCCATGCTGTATTGCCGCTTTTACGAGGCGGGGGATTTGATCCACCCAAAGGCGCCCCTCCAGCTGCATATGGTGAAGCTGTCGTTGGTTCAGTCGTATGTTGATTGTCCTCGTGTGTGTTGGTTTCTTGCTCCGCAGCATTTTTTAATTCTTCTTCTTTACGCTGCGATTCTTGGTTATCCATTCTTCAAACTCCCTTCATCATCTTACACGCTTTTTATAATGGCTTCGCGAAACGTTGCAGTGATCAGGGTCAGCTCACCGTAACCGTTTACGCTTGTCTAACCTACTATAACAAAACTTAGGTTAAAAAACCTTAATCTTAAATAAAAATAAAGGGATTTGAACACGGTCGGCTTTTTTTGCACCGTTCGACCAAGCGGTGTACAATGGAAGAAGCAAGCGATTTATATGAATCTGAAATAAAAAAGAAGTTTCGCGACTTTTCATTTAAATAGTAGAGGGGATGTTAATCGATGACGTATTTGCCTGCAAATTCCCGCTATGATGGGATGAAATACAATCGTACTGGCCGCAGCGGACTGCTGCTTCCAGCGGTATCACTGGGCCTCTGGCACAACTTTGGCGGTACGGATCGTCTAGAAAATGGACGGGCGATGGTTCGCCGCGCTTTCGATTTGGGCATTACCCATTTTGACCTCGCTAACAATTATGGGCCGCCTGCCGGCTCCGCAGAGGAGACGTTTGGCCAACTGCTCAAGCAGGATTTGGCTGCTTACCGCGATGAGCTTATTATTTCCACAAAAGCCGGATATTATATGTGGAAAGGCCCATACGGCGAGTGGGGCTCGCGTAAGTATTTAGTGGCCAGCCTCGATCAAAGCCTTAAACGTATGGGGCTGCAGTACGTAGACATTTTTTATCACCATCGTCCAGATCCGAATACGCCGCTTGAGGAAACGATGGCTGCGCTTGACCATATCGTTCGCCAAGGCAAGGCGCTCTATGTTGGCTTGTCCAACTATAGTGCGGAGCAGACGGCAGAGGCTTCCCTTATTTTGCAGCGTCTTGGCACGCCATGCCTCATTCATCAGCCTTCTTATTCGATGTTCAATCGCTGGATTGAAGATGGCCTGCAGGATGTTCTCGATGCGGAAGGCATCGGCTCTATCGTGTTCTCGCCGTTAGCAGGCGGACTCTTGACGAACCGTTATTTAAACGGCATCCCTCAGGATTCCCGCGCGGCTGGACCAAGCGTATTTCTGCAATCCGATCAAATTACGGAAGCAAAGCTTGAAAAAATCAAGCTGCTTAACGCTCATGCTGCGGAGCGCGGGCAGACGCTTGCGCAGATGGCGCTCGCATGGGTACTGCGCGGGGGTCGTGTAACATCGGCGCTGATCGGCGCAAGCCGTGTGGAGCAAATTGATGATAACGTTGCAGCACTCCGTACGCTTGATTTCTCTAGCGATGAGCTGGCTCGTATTGAATCGATTTTAAAGGGTTAAGACAAGCTAATTCAGTGATGATGAACCATTCCAAATCGCAATTGTTTTTTTCGAACGCCAAGGCCCTGCGCCTTGGCGTTTTTGCTTCTCTCGCTTTCGTTAAGGCTGTATAATAAACGGGACAAATGACAAACATTGTCGGATGGGAAGTGAGCCGCTTGAGCAACATGTCTCTAAGGGTCAAGGGACTGCTGGTTATTGTATTAATTACCTTCATTCCACTGCTGTTTGCCGGCATTATTAACTATATGGGCTTAAGGCAGGGAATGATCGATTCTGCTACAGAGAAAACATTAAGCCAATTAAACAGCAGTGCGAATACTTTGTCAGCTTGGCTTGCAATAAGGCAGGCAGAAGTGCTGGTCATTAGCCGAACCGATGTCGTGCGTTTTGGAAAAGATGAAGAGAAGCTCAGCTATTTCAACCGTGAGCTGGTGCGGGCAGGCTTTGCCTTTCGTTCCCTTGGCTTTGTGGACAAGGACGGCATGGCGATTCGTACGGATGGCGTAGCGCTCAATGTTAAACAGCATTCCTTCTTCCAGACAGCCATTAAAGGGAAGGTGCTGATTAGCGACCCTTTCAAAGCGAGTTTTTCGCCTAAAGAACAATTTGTCATGGCTGTTCCAGTCTACAATGAGGACAATCAAATTACCGGAATCGTATACGCATCCATTGTTATGGATATGATTATTCCTTATTTGCAAATGGACAAGCCGGATGAAGCTACCTTCTGGCTATATAACGAGGAAGGCGTCGTTTTATTCTGCTCGGAAGAAGGCGTATTGCCGAAGACAGCAGTAATGAACGGAGCTTTACAGGAAATACAGGTAAATCAGAAGCTGCTTTCTGAACAGGCCGGCATGGAAATTTTATCATCTAATATGAAACAATACGCCGTATTCCACTCTAAGGTAGAAGGTGTCGCTGCCTGGCATTTCATGCTGGAAATGCCGATGTCGGATTTAGAGATCGGGACGCTGCCGGTTTTGCTTAGCACGCTGCTGACGCTTGTAGGCTCAGAGCTTGTCATCGTGCTGCTGTGCTATTTGTTTTTTGCCAATATCGTCAATCGATTGAAAAATATATTAATCGTCACCGAGCAGGCTGCCGCGGGCCAATTTAATGCAGAGCATCTGTCAGAAATGCCAGGAGACGAGGTAGGAAAGCTGTCGCGATCTGTGAACGGCATGGTCGTGCGTTTAAGAGGAATGTTTGAGCGGCTGGAGGCAGTTATTAATCAAAATCAATATTCCTTTGTTGTCCTCGACGAGCATTACCGTATTTCATATCTCAATAAGAAGGCCGAGGAAATGATCGGCTACAAGTCAGAAGAAGTATCGGGGCATGCGACGCCGCTGCTGTTCATGGACATGGAGGAAATCCGCATAGCGGCAGAGGAGCTTAGGGAAAAATTGGGCCGAGAGGTGATACCGGGGCTGGACGTGCTCAAGGAGCTGCGCAATGACCAGTTTTCCTATGAGCGGGAATGGACCTTTATTTCAAAAAATGGAAAACGCATTCCCATCCTGCTCAGCACGAATGACCTACGGGATGCAAATGGCAAATTTACCGGAGCTGTTGGCATGGTTCTGGATATAACCGATAAGCTGCAAGTGGAGAAATCGCGCAATCGACTGCTTGATATCGTTGGCTCTGCCAAGGATTTAATCGCTTCGGTCGATTCCCAGGGCGAAATGATCTACATTAATCAGGCGGGCAAGGAGATGCTCGGAATCAATGAGGAGGAAATGGATCTTTCTTCACTGAGCGGGCATCTGAGCAGTGAAATGTTCTTTTATCTCATGAATGGCTCAGAGCTGGCCAAGCAGTACGGGTATTGGGAAGGCAATGTCGAAATTTTGACGAAGAACAAGCAATTGAAGCATGTATCGCTTGTGCTCGTTTCCCATCATAATCGCAGAACAGGAGAGGACTACTTCTCCTGCATTGCACGGGACATATCGGAGCAAAAAATCATTCAGGAGGAGCTGCTTCAGGCGTCGCAGGATGCGGCGGAGGCGAATGCGGCCAAGGGCAGATTCCTTGCTCTCATGAGCCATGAAATTCGTACGCCGCTGAACGGCATCATCGGGTTGACCCAACTACTCAAACGCACGGGATTATCCTATTCGCAGAAGGACTATGTGGACAAAATCAGCACGTCATCGGAATCTTTGCTGCGCATCATTAATGACATTCTTGATTTCTCCAAAGTTGAGGCAGAGAAGGTCGAGGTTGAACTGCTCGCCTTCCATCCGGAGGAGCTGCTTGGCCGGGTAGCGGATCAGCTCAGCGTCTTTATGGGCGGCAAGGAGCAGTTCGAATTTTTAATCCATACAGCCTACAATTTGCCTAGCACGCTGCTTGGAGATTTGCTGCGGCTGGAGCAGGTGCTGCTGAATTTATGCATCAATGCGATTAAATTTACGAAGAAAGGCCATGTCAGTCTGCGTCTCGAAGTGGTAGAGCTACGCGATGCGGAAGTGCAGCTGCGTTTTGTCGTTGAGGATACGGGCATCGGCATGAGCGAGGAGCAGCTTGGCAGGCTGTTCCAGCCATTCAGCCAGGCGGACGGATCTACGACGAGGAAATATGGGGGCACAGGCCTTGGTCTTGTCATCTCTCAAAGGCTCGTCACGCTGATGGGCGGCAATCTCGTCGCGGAAAGCAAGGTCGGACGCGGCAGCAAATTCAGCTTCGTTATTACATTCCCTATGCTCGAAGAAGCCCCGCCCTACAGCATGGAGCTAGGCGAGGAAATGATTGGACAGCCAGTGTGGATCGTCGAGGACAGCCAGATGATGCGCCATCATTGGTGCGAAAGGCTGGAATCATTCCAAATGGCCCCGGTTCCCTTCGCTTCTTGGAAGACGGCGCGGGAACGGCTGCGCCGTATCGGTGCCGGAGCGATGCCGAAGCTGATTTTGCTCGATATGGAGATGCCCGATATGTACGGCGCGGAAACCTGGCTCGATTTCCATCAGGAGGCCGAGGCGGCTGGCGTAAAGACAGCCGTGCTGACCACTTCATTCGGTCGGGACGAAATGCTGCAAATGCCAGAAAAGGATCGTCCGCTTGCCCTGCTTACAAAGCCAGTAACCCGTTTAGCTATGCTTAACGGCCTGAGAGGGATGTTAACGGAGCGTTCCTTTATTCCTCCTTGGAATAGGGCGATGAGCGAAGTGGCAGTTGTACAGCTTGAAGAGCGCAATGCTAAAATCTTGCTTGCCGAAGATAATAAAATTAATCAAATCGTCGCTCTGGAAATGTTAAAGGAACGGGGCTACGAGGTCGGTCTTGCCGAAAATGGACATGAGGTGCTGGATATGCTGGAGCGGGAGGAATGGCATCTCATTCTCATGGATATTCATATGCCGGAAATGGATGGCATGGAGGCGACGCGGTTTATTCGGGCCAATCCCAAATATGACGGGCTGCCGATTATTGCGGTTACCGCCAATGTGCTGCGTGCCGATCATGAGCAATACAGGCAGCTTGGCATGGATGATATTATAACGAAGCCAATCAGCGCCGGCTTTCTTTATTCCGTACTCTCGCACTGGTTGAATCAGACGGGCATATTGCCGGTACCAACGTTATGGGAGGATGAGCCCCATGTGCAGCCGCAATATGAACAGGCAGCCTATTCCTCGCTACCGGTCATTCCGGGTGTGGATTTGCCGGAGGCGCTCGCCAGAGTGAATGGCAAGCTTCCGATATTGATGCATATGTTAGAACAATTTCAGGCCGATTATCCTTCATTTATCGACAGATTAATCGCTTCAATGACAGAGAGGGATCTCGTTACCGCCAAGCGTCTCGTGCATACGCTTAGGGGAGCGGCGAGCCATTTATCCGCTTATCAACTGGCGAATGCAGCGACGGAGCTGGAGCTGATCTTCAATCAGGAAGATATAGACGAGGAGGAATGGAGCCTGAGGCTTGCAAAGCTGGAAGAAGAATTGATACATTTGCTCAGATGTTTGGAGAAAAACAAGTGACAAAAGTTCGACAAAAAACCCTAACAATTCTCTAACAAATTATTGTAGCGGTCATAGCTATATTGTATAGTAAGAGGACAGACTTAATTCGACAGAAATCTTCAATCCCAATAAGGGGTGACGCCAATGTATAAAGTAATAGTTATAGAAGATGACGTCATGATGAGTGATATGCTGTCTATGTATTTGTCAGAGGAAGGCTATTCTGTCAAACAAGCAGGATTGGCAAATGACGGCTTGCGTATTATTTCGGAATTCGAACCTGATTTGGTTTTGCTGGATCTTATGCTCCCGGATATGGATGGGATGGAGATATGTGCATTGATTCGCGAGCGTTCGAATGTGCCTATTATGATTTTATCCATGAAAAACGAGGTGTCAGAACGTGTGCTGGCGTTGAAGTCTGGTGCAGACGATTATATGTGCAAGCCATTCAGCATGCACGAGATGACAGCAAGAGTCGAGGCATTGATTCGCAGAGCTAACATTAAGCCGGCCGGAGTGGAGAC
This genomic window contains:
- a CDS encoding peptidylprolyl isomerase produces the protein MDNQESQRKEEELKNAAEQETNTHEDNQHTTEPTTASPYAAGGAPLGGSNPPPRKSGNTAWIALSAVLAILLVIVAIKPVFGGGSNAAVATVNKVDITKEDLYEEMLKSGGKTTLDNLITQQLITQEAKASNVTITEADIDEEINTLKASFGTDEQFNAALAQYGVTLESLRKDAETQVKIRKLLEPSITITDDQIKEAYEQNKASYGTGEEIKASHILVATQEEADAILKELKDGGDFATLAKEKSTDTGTKDNGGDLGFFGKGVMDPAFEEAAFALEVDQISDVVKSSFGFHIIKKTGFKAATSPTFEEKKEDIRKQLLNQQIQEKSATWIQEIRDKATITNTLEEKKDETETDASANPDAAVSPEASAAQ
- a CDS encoding response regulator; this translates as MSLRVKGLLVIVLITFIPLLFAGIINYMGLRQGMIDSATEKTLSQLNSSANTLSAWLAIRQAEVLVISRTDVVRFGKDEEKLSYFNRELVRAGFAFRSLGFVDKDGMAIRTDGVALNVKQHSFFQTAIKGKVLISDPFKASFSPKEQFVMAVPVYNEDNQITGIVYASIVMDMIIPYLQMDKPDEATFWLYNEEGVVLFCSEEGVLPKTAVMNGALQEIQVNQKLLSEQAGMEILSSNMKQYAVFHSKVEGVAAWHFMLEMPMSDLEIGTLPVLLSTLLTLVGSELVIVLLCYLFFANIVNRLKNILIVTEQAAAGQFNAEHLSEMPGDEVGKLSRSVNGMVVRLRGMFERLEAVINQNQYSFVVLDEHYRISYLNKKAEEMIGYKSEEVSGHATPLLFMDMEEIRIAAEELREKLGREVIPGLDVLKELRNDQFSYEREWTFISKNGKRIPILLSTNDLRDANGKFTGAVGMVLDITDKLQVEKSRNRLLDIVGSAKDLIASVDSQGEMIYINQAGKEMLGINEEEMDLSSLSGHLSSEMFFYLMNGSELAKQYGYWEGNVEILTKNKQLKHVSLVLVSHHNRRTGEDYFSCIARDISEQKIIQEELLQASQDAAEANAAKGRFLALMSHEIRTPLNGIIGLTQLLKRTGLSYSQKDYVDKISTSSESLLRIINDILDFSKVEAEKVEVELLAFHPEELLGRVADQLSVFMGGKEQFEFLIHTAYNLPSTLLGDLLRLEQVLLNLCINAIKFTKKGHVSLRLEVVELRDAEVQLRFVVEDTGIGMSEEQLGRLFQPFSQADGSTTRKYGGTGLGLVISQRLVTLMGGNLVAESKVGRGSKFSFVITFPMLEEAPPYSMELGEEMIGQPVWIVEDSQMMRHHWCERLESFQMAPVPFASWKTARERLRRIGAGAMPKLILLDMEMPDMYGAETWLDFHQEAEAAGVKTAVLTTSFGRDEMLQMPEKDRPLALLTKPVTRLAMLNGLRGMLTERSFIPPWNRAMSEVAVVQLEERNAKILLAEDNKINQIVALEMLKERGYEVGLAENGHEVLDMLEREEWHLILMDIHMPEMDGMEATRFIRANPKYDGLPIIAVTANVLRADHEQYRQLGMDDIITKPISAGFLYSVLSHWLNQTGILPVPTLWEDEPHVQPQYEQAAYSSLPVIPGVDLPEALARVNGKLPILMHMLEQFQADYPSFIDRLIASMTERDLVTAKRLVHTLRGAASHLSAYQLANAATELELIFNQEDIDEEEWSLRLAKLEEELIHLLRCLEKNK
- the mgrA gene encoding L-glyceraldehyde 3-phosphate reductase, translated to MTYLPANSRYDGMKYNRTGRSGLLLPAVSLGLWHNFGGTDRLENGRAMVRRAFDLGITHFDLANNYGPPAGSAEETFGQLLKQDLAAYRDELIISTKAGYYMWKGPYGEWGSRKYLVASLDQSLKRMGLQYVDIFYHHRPDPNTPLEETMAALDHIVRQGKALYVGLSNYSAEQTAEASLILQRLGTPCLIHQPSYSMFNRWIEDGLQDVLDAEGIGSIVFSPLAGGLLTNRYLNGIPQDSRAAGPSVFLQSDQITEAKLEKIKLLNAHAAERGQTLAQMALAWVLRGGRVTSALIGASRVEQIDDNVAALRTLDFSSDELARIESILKG
- a CDS encoding response regulator transcription factor, which codes for MYKVIVIEDDVMMSDMLSMYLSEEGYSVKQAGLANDGLRIISEFEPDLVLLDLMLPDMDGMEICALIRERSNVPIMILSMKNEVSERVLALKSGADDYMCKPFSMHEMTARVEALIRRANIKPAGVETEQESGEEERNPIQLDFERRLLLVRGMLVETTFSEYEIMKLFLAYPGKVFSREELINAIRGFDSFVTDRAIDVHIVNLRKKIEQNPKEPRLIRTVWGFGYKYTAQNASVSQEK